A DNA window from Pseudomonas tohonis contains the following coding sequences:
- a CDS encoding GlxA family transcriptional regulator: MKTVAILLFPDLLTLDVAGPMDVFSIANRYLPPEQAYRILTLASGERSVRASNGLVMQAEHLIEEVEPDFDLLLVPGGPGAYNDSHGALVPWLNRAAQASRRYGSICTGAFILAEAGLLDGRRVTTHWHYIERLARRCPGVAIETDRIYIRDGKLLTSGGVTAGIDLALGVVAEDHGRKLALDVAKVLLVVMQRQGGQAQFSPLAAGVVGDDSPIARVQNHVLEHLEEPFSVERMATLAAMSPRHFSRVFAREVKMTPMEFLQGARLDRARSLLETCDLPLKTVAYRSGFGSVRHMRVLFAEKLGLSPAQYRQQFS, encoded by the coding sequence ATGAAGACCGTTGCCATCCTCCTGTTCCCCGACCTGCTGACGCTCGATGTCGCAGGCCCCATGGACGTCTTTTCCATCGCCAACCGCTACCTGCCGCCCGAGCAGGCCTATCGCATCCTCACCCTCGCCAGCGGGGAACGCAGCGTGCGGGCCTCCAATGGCCTGGTCATGCAGGCCGAGCATCTGATCGAAGAGGTCGAGCCGGACTTCGACCTGCTGCTGGTGCCCGGCGGCCCCGGCGCCTACAACGACAGCCACGGCGCACTGGTGCCCTGGCTCAATCGCGCGGCGCAGGCCTCGCGGCGCTACGGCTCGATCTGCACCGGCGCCTTCATCCTCGCCGAGGCCGGCTTGCTCGATGGCCGTCGGGTCACCACCCACTGGCACTACATCGAGCGCCTGGCGCGACGCTGTCCGGGGGTTGCGATCGAGACGGACCGCATCTATATCCGCGACGGCAAGCTGCTCACCTCCGGCGGCGTCACCGCCGGCATCGACCTGGCCCTGGGCGTGGTCGCCGAGGACCATGGCCGCAAGCTGGCGCTGGATGTGGCCAAGGTGCTGCTGGTGGTGATGCAGCGCCAGGGCGGGCAGGCGCAGTTCAGCCCGCTGGCGGCCGGCGTGGTGGGCGACGACTCGCCGATCGCGCGGGTGCAGAACCACGTGCTGGAACATCTGGAGGAGCCCTTCAGCGTCGAGCGCATGGCCACCCTGGCGGCGATGAGTCCCCGGCACTTCTCCCGCGTGTTCGCCCGCGAGGTGAAGATGACGCCCATGGAGTTTCTCCAGGGCGCGCGCCTGGACCGCGCCCGCAGCCTGCTGGAAACCTGCGACCTGCCCCTGAAGACCGTGGCCTACCGCAGCGGTTTCGGCAGCGTGCGGCACATGCGCGTGCTGTTCGCCGAGAAGCTCGGGCTCAGCCCCGCGCAGTACCGCCAGCAGTTCAGCTAG
- a CDS encoding TerC family protein → MDYLLQLVSSPTAWIALATLVVMEVVLGIDNLIFISILTNKLPEHQRARARRLGIGMALILRLGLLGTVAWIVQLVHPVFEVFDHAFSWKDMILIAGGLFLLWKATTEIRHSVDPAPEGDMFVGKQVAAIGFSSAIVQILLLDLVFSIDSIITAVGMTEHVPIMVIAVIAAVTVMLLAADPLARFINDNPTVVMLALGFLIMIGMTLIAEGFGAHVPKGYIYAAMAFSAAIEALNMLSRRAARRKAQRQA, encoded by the coding sequence GTGGATTACCTCCTGCAACTCGTGTCGAGCCCCACCGCCTGGATCGCCCTGGCCACCCTGGTGGTGATGGAAGTGGTGCTCGGCATCGACAACCTGATCTTCATCTCGATCCTCACCAACAAGCTGCCCGAGCACCAGCGCGCCAGGGCCCGTCGCCTGGGCATCGGCATGGCGCTGATCTTGCGCCTGGGCCTGCTCGGCACCGTGGCCTGGATCGTCCAGCTGGTGCACCCGGTGTTCGAGGTGTTCGACCATGCGTTCTCATGGAAGGACATGATCCTCATCGCCGGCGGCCTGTTCCTGCTGTGGAAGGCCACCACGGAAATCCGCCATTCGGTGGACCCGGCCCCCGAAGGCGACATGTTCGTCGGCAAGCAGGTCGCCGCCATCGGCTTCAGCTCGGCGATCGTGCAGATCCTGCTGCTGGACCTGGTGTTCTCCATCGACAGCATCATCACCGCCGTGGGCATGACCGAGCACGTGCCGATCATGGTCATCGCCGTGATCGCCGCCGTCACCGTGATGCTGCTGGCCGCCGACCCGCTGGCGCGCTTCATCAACGACAACCCCACCGTGGTGATGCTGGCCCTGGGTTTCCTGATCATGATCGGCATGACGCTGATCGCCGAAGGCTTCGGCGCCCATGTGCCCAAGGGCTACATCTACGCCGCCATGGCCTTCTCCGCCGCCATCGAAGCGCTCAACATGCTGTCCCGCCGCGCCGCCCGCCGCAAGGCGCAGCGGCAGGCGTGA
- a CDS encoding putative bifunctional diguanylate cyclase/phosphodiesterase, producing MDVTPLPTNESERQSKVRALRPLEDRQDEVFEKLVQMATAYFEVPIALVSIIDDNRQWFCAKVGLAVSETPRRDAFCAHAVMSEQLFQVGDARLDERFCDNPLVTGEPGIRFYAAVPLLTEERLALGSFCIIDSEPRPPLSARDAAMLESLAQLAMLRLRNIREATFIDQPTGLYNRLRLEEDVEGALRAGQRITVVAADMIAPAFLNDIVKVLGYPFSAALMLLIKTRLQQALPEGHLLYKISPTRFGFIIHGARRDAVERLSHALADVFSAPIECEGIPLQIRFGAGILDLDPAMDNRDWLRLLVSSADNARETGVRWRYYEAALDHAQQRAFLLLSSLSKAVHAEDQLRLEYQPRVDLLSGRMVGVEGLLRWRHPQLGGISPAEFIPLAERTALIRPLSLWVAERAIVQASQWQRQGWDWKVSINVSANDMDDADFVDRIIALVRSHRIDPAGLELEFTESVLMKNPEEVQRNLQRLRAEGIELAIDDFGTGYSNWSYLRDLPASAVKLDQSFMRNVQTELRDQRVVGAVIQLARQLGYRVVAEGVETEELYRLMQWWGCDEVQGYYVARPMPPEQLEAWHRSRS from the coding sequence ATGGACGTAACCCCTCTCCCCACCAATGAATCCGAACGCCAGAGCAAGGTCCGTGCGTTGCGGCCGCTGGAAGATCGGCAGGACGAGGTCTTCGAGAAGCTGGTGCAGATGGCCACCGCCTATTTCGAGGTGCCCATCGCGCTGGTCTCGATCATCGATGACAACCGCCAGTGGTTCTGCGCCAAGGTGGGCCTCGCCGTGAGCGAAACGCCCCGGCGCGATGCCTTCTGCGCCCACGCGGTGATGTCGGAGCAGCTGTTCCAGGTCGGCGACGCGCGCCTGGACGAGCGCTTTTGCGACAACCCGCTGGTCACCGGCGAGCCCGGCATCCGCTTCTATGCCGCCGTGCCGCTGCTCACCGAGGAGCGCCTGGCCCTGGGCAGCTTCTGCATCATCGACAGCGAACCGCGCCCGCCGCTTTCGGCGCGCGACGCAGCCATGCTGGAGTCCCTCGCGCAACTGGCGATGCTGCGCCTGCGCAACATCCGTGAGGCCACCTTCATCGACCAGCCCACCGGCCTGTACAACCGCCTGCGCCTGGAAGAGGACGTGGAGGGTGCGCTGCGCGCCGGCCAGCGCATCACCGTGGTGGCGGCGGACATGATCGCGCCGGCCTTCCTCAACGACATCGTCAAGGTGCTCGGCTACCCCTTCTCGGCGGCCTTGATGCTGCTGATCAAGACCCGGCTGCAGCAGGCCCTGCCGGAGGGGCACCTGCTCTACAAGATCAGCCCCACGCGCTTCGGCTTCATCATCCACGGCGCCCGGCGCGATGCCGTGGAAAGGCTCTCCCACGCCCTCGCCGATGTCTTCTCGGCGCCCATCGAGTGCGAGGGCATCCCCCTGCAGATCCGCTTCGGCGCCGGCATCCTCGACCTCGATCCGGCGATGGACAACCGCGACTGGCTGCGCCTGCTGGTGAGCTCGGCCGACAACGCCCGCGAGACCGGGGTGCGCTGGCGCTACTACGAAGCGGCCCTGGACCATGCCCAGCAGCGCGCCTTCCTGCTGCTGTCGTCGCTGTCCAAGGCGGTGCACGCCGAGGACCAGCTGCGCCTGGAGTACCAGCCCCGCGTCGACCTGCTCAGCGGGCGCATGGTCGGGGTCGAGGGGCTGCTGCGCTGGCGCCACCCGCAACTGGGCGGCATCAGCCCGGCGGAATTCATCCCCCTGGCCGAGCGCACCGCGCTGATCCGCCCGCTGAGCCTGTGGGTGGCCGAGCGGGCCATCGTGCAGGCTTCCCAATGGCAGCGGCAGGGCTGGGACTGGAAGGTGTCGATCAACGTCTCGGCCAACGACATGGACGATGCCGATTTCGTCGACCGCATCATCGCCCTGGTGCGCAGCCACCGGATCGACCCGGCGGGCCTGGAGCTGGAGTTCACCGAGAGCGTGCTGATGAAGAACCCCGAGGAGGTGCAGCGCAACCTGCAGCGCCTGCGCGCGGAGGGCATCGAGCTTGCCATCGACGACTTCGGCACCGGCTACAGCAACTGGTCCTACCTGCGCGACCTGCCGGCCAGCGCGGTGAAGCTGGACCAGTCCTTCATGCGCAACGTGCAGACCGAGCTGCGCGACCAGCGGGTGGTGGGCGCGGTGATCCAGCTCGCGCGGCAGCTGGGCTACCGGGTGGTGGCCGAGGGCGTGGAGACCGAGGAGCTGTACCGCCTGATGCAGTGGTGGGGCTGCGACGAGGTGCAGGGCTACTACGTGGCCCGACCTATGCCACCGGAGCAGTTGGAGGCGTGGCACCGCTCGCGCAGCTGA
- the gbpA gene encoding N-acetylglucosamine-binding protein GbpA: protein MSISKRTLRKLPLALAVGLATLASQQAFSHGYIESPKSRAQMCSPGGGNLNANCGSIQWEPQSVEYRPEAQNHFGGKWCGGTFRECGPADGTIAAGGHNAYSPLNEQTATRWHKTTIKPGMQDFRWHYTAGHATAYWQFYITKKDWNPNQPLTRASFEAAPLLHEDFATSGHAKPEHGKKSTHRLNIPADRSGYHVVLATWRIADTDATFYQVVDVNIDNEGAGNGGTTPPAPEWNLIGAVQPEPLSVGDTVTLRAFAKTGQLNSISLKIENANQAQADNWPFLLAQKVNAADLGYKLGELNTTGDIVPNYGRNGIHVKADSKVVRVEVQKDKPSVPGSLGLTGLQGSYQIKDGKADLHFNAIAQGGEYQVKATVLNAKGETIAHQEAAPGNTPHFHIPLLKAEAGKHDLVVVATPKKGELLQQTHSFSLIAEPGNGGENPGGGENPGNAKYDFVFPDGLAGYKAGTTVLAKDGNVYQCKPFPASGYCKQWTPSSNQFEPGKGSHWTMAWDRK from the coding sequence ATGAGCATTTCCAAGCGCACCCTGCGCAAGCTGCCCCTCGCCCTCGCGGTCGGCCTCGCCACCCTGGCATCCCAGCAAGCCTTCTCCCATGGCTACATCGAGAGCCCGAAATCCCGAGCGCAGATGTGCAGCCCGGGCGGTGGCAACCTCAACGCCAACTGCGGCTCCATCCAGTGGGAACCGCAAAGCGTGGAATACCGCCCCGAGGCGCAGAACCACTTCGGCGGCAAATGGTGCGGCGGCACCTTCCGCGAATGCGGCCCGGCCGACGGCACCATCGCCGCCGGCGGCCACAACGCCTACAGCCCGCTGAACGAGCAGACCGCCACCCGCTGGCACAAGACCACCATCAAGCCCGGCATGCAGGACTTCCGCTGGCACTACACCGCCGGCCACGCCACCGCCTACTGGCAGTTCTACATCACCAAGAAGGACTGGAACCCCAACCAGCCGCTGACCCGCGCCTCCTTCGAAGCCGCCCCGCTGCTGCACGAGGACTTCGCCACCAGCGGTCATGCCAAACCCGAACATGGCAAGAAATCAACCCACCGTCTGAACATCCCCGCTGACCGCAGTGGCTACCACGTAGTCCTCGCCACCTGGCGCATCGCCGACACCGACGCCACCTTCTACCAGGTCGTCGACGTCAACATCGACAACGAGGGCGCCGGCAACGGCGGCACCACCCCGCCGGCACCGGAATGGAACCTGATCGGCGCCGTACAGCCCGAGCCGCTCAGCGTCGGCGACACCGTGACCCTGCGCGCCTTCGCCAAGACCGGCCAGCTCAACAGCATTTCGCTGAAGATCGAGAACGCCAACCAGGCCCAGGCCGACAACTGGCCCTTCCTGCTGGCGCAGAAGGTCAATGCCGCCGACCTCGGCTACAAGCTGGGCGAGCTGAACACCACCGGCGACATCGTGCCCAACTACGGCCGCAACGGCATCCATGTGAAGGCCGACAGCAAGGTGGTACGCGTCGAGGTGCAGAAGGACAAGCCGAGCGTGCCGGGTTCCCTGGGCCTGACCGGCCTGCAGGGCAGCTACCAGATCAAGGACGGCAAGGCCGACCTGCACTTCAACGCCATCGCCCAGGGTGGCGAGTACCAGGTCAAGGCCACGGTGCTCAACGCCAAGGGCGAGACCATCGCCCACCAGGAAGCCGCGCCGGGCAACACCCCGCACTTCCACATCCCGCTGCTGAAGGCCGAAGCGGGCAAGCACGACCTGGTGGTCGTGGCCACGCCGAAGAAGGGCGAGTTGCTGCAGCAGACCCACAGCTTCAGCCTGATCGCCGAACCGGGTAACGGTGGCGAGAACCCGGGCGGCGGCGAAAACCCGGGCAATGCCAAGTACGACTTCGTCTTCCCGGACGGCCTGGCCGGCTACAAGGCCGGCACCACCGTGCTGGCCAAGGACGGCAACGTCTACCAGTGCAAGCCCTTCCCCGCCAGCGGCTACTGCAAGCAGTGGACCCCGAGCTCGAACCAGTTCGAACCGGGCAAGGGTTCCCACTGGACCATGGCCTGGGACCGCAAGTAA
- a CDS encoding type II secretion system protein N produces the protein MTLIPTLPRALPPRALHALAALLLCAWLAWLGLGSGDYRQALRAQADARPTRPPLPEAMQVPTLDATAIALMFGAMPPQPDAHEQDPGMLLTLLASLRADHPDDSRALIASPGGSAFHRPGECLPGGALLRSVEADHVLILRNGREQRLGFARPAETLLVPLAAPAPSPETTP, from the coding sequence ATGACGCTCATCCCCACCCTGCCGCGCGCGCTGCCGCCCCGGGCCCTGCACGCCCTGGCCGCGCTGCTGCTGTGCGCCTGGCTGGCCTGGCTGGGCCTGGGCAGCGGCGACTACCGCCAGGCCCTGCGTGCCCAGGCCGATGCCCGGCCGACCCGGCCGCCACTGCCGGAGGCCATGCAGGTGCCGACCCTGGACGCCACCGCCATCGCCCTGATGTTCGGCGCGATGCCGCCGCAGCCGGACGCCCACGAGCAAGACCCCGGCATGCTCCTGACCCTGCTCGCCAGCCTGCGTGCCGATCACCCCGACGACTCCCGCGCGCTGATCGCCTCCCCCGGCGGCAGCGCCTTCCACCGCCCCGGCGAATGCCTGCCCGGCGGCGCCCTGCTGCGCAGCGTGGAGGCCGACCACGTGCTCATCCTACGCAATGGCCGCGAACAGCGCCTGGGCTTCGCCCGCCCCGCCGAAACCCTGCTGGTGCCCCTGGCCGCGCCAGCGCCCTCGCCCGAGACGACGCCATGA
- the gspD gene encoding type II secretion system secretin GspD: MNLTRTTRALLMLGTLLCPLAVLAAKDEQRQWTLNMKDADLRDLVSEVGAITGKTMVLDPRMSGKVTVQSAAALDQAGIYALFLSVLRSQGFAALEQGNRVLIVPVADAKTRASEHDGSAGEAVVTQVLPLRNASAAEVAAVVRPLVAADAYVAPSTTANALVLTDSASNVERIRQVVAELDASGQRAFSTLSLRHAWAADLAATLSESVAQAGSGAPSAKAVADARSNRLILIGPEPARAQMARLARTLDVPGDASDGTRVLRLHHSDAKLMAELLSGIGKRLEVGRGGKEGQAGSILISADESQNALVLMAEPAQLAMLDGIIAQLDRPRAQVLVEAAIVEVSGDINQALGVQWAGRGGDIAGAVQFGGSGLAIGSVIAGAEGGKRPALPDGTLIGIGSRDFGALINALSSDSNNNLLSTPSLLTLDNEAAEILVGQNVPFQTGSYTTDSAGASNPFTTVERRDIGITLKVTPHINEGDTLRLKVEQESSELAAAPAGIATSDVITNKRSVKSTSLADDGQIIVIGGLIKDNARVQVSKVPLLGDIPLLGALFRSSKEVVEKTNLMVFLRPTLLRNSTSAEDLGQRRYDGLRRLRASDPAANRLLLPSDPRQLFEIDAEPALDLRRGSDR, translated from the coding sequence ATGAACCTTACCCGCACCACCCGCGCCCTGCTGATGCTCGGCACCCTGCTCTGCCCCCTCGCCGTACTCGCCGCCAAGGACGAGCAGCGCCAGTGGACCCTCAACATGAAGGACGCCGACCTGCGCGACCTGGTCAGCGAAGTCGGCGCGATCACCGGCAAGACCATGGTCCTGGACCCGCGCATGAGCGGGAAGGTCACCGTGCAATCGGCCGCCGCCCTGGACCAGGCCGGCATCTACGCCCTGTTCCTCAGCGTCCTGCGCAGCCAGGGCTTCGCCGCCCTGGAGCAGGGCAACCGCGTGCTCATCGTCCCGGTCGCCGACGCCAAGACCCGCGCCAGCGAACACGACGGCAGCGCCGGCGAGGCGGTGGTGACCCAGGTGCTGCCGCTGCGCAACGCCAGCGCCGCCGAAGTGGCTGCCGTGGTCCGCCCGCTGGTGGCCGCCGACGCCTATGTCGCGCCCTCCACCACCGCCAACGCCCTGGTGCTGACCGACAGCGCCAGCAACGTCGAGCGCATCCGCCAGGTGGTCGCCGAGCTGGACGCCTCCGGCCAGCGCGCCTTCAGCACCCTCTCCCTGCGCCACGCCTGGGCCGCCGACCTGGCCGCCACCCTCAGCGAAAGCGTCGCCCAGGCCGGCTCCGGCGCGCCCTCGGCCAAGGCCGTGGCGGATGCCCGCAGCAACCGCCTGATCCTCATCGGCCCCGAGCCCGCCCGCGCGCAGATGGCGCGCCTGGCGCGGACCCTGGACGTACCGGGCGACGCCAGCGACGGCACCCGCGTGCTGCGCCTGCACCACAGCGACGCCAAGCTCATGGCCGAGCTGCTCAGCGGCATCGGCAAGCGCCTCGAAGTCGGGCGCGGCGGCAAGGAAGGCCAGGCCGGCTCCATCCTCATCAGCGCCGACGAAAGCCAGAACGCCCTGGTACTGATGGCCGAGCCCGCCCAGCTGGCCATGCTCGACGGCATCATCGCCCAGCTCGACCGCCCACGCGCCCAGGTGCTGGTGGAAGCGGCGATCGTCGAAGTCAGCGGCGACATCAACCAGGCCCTGGGCGTGCAATGGGCCGGGCGCGGCGGTGATATCGCCGGCGCCGTGCAGTTCGGCGGCAGCGGGCTGGCCATCGGCTCGGTGATCGCCGGGGCCGAGGGCGGCAAGCGCCCGGCCCTGCCCGACGGCACCCTGATCGGCATCGGCAGCCGCGACTTCGGCGCACTGATCAACGCGCTCTCCAGCGACTCCAACAACAACCTGCTCTCCACCCCCAGCCTGCTGACCCTGGACAACGAGGCGGCGGAGATCCTCGTCGGCCAGAACGTGCCCTTCCAGACCGGCTCCTACACCACCGACAGCGCCGGCGCCTCCAACCCCTTCACCACGGTGGAGCGCCGCGACATCGGCATCACCCTCAAGGTCACCCCGCACATCAACGAGGGCGACACCCTGCGCCTGAAGGTGGAACAGGAGAGCTCCGAGCTGGCCGCCGCGCCGGCGGGCATCGCCACCAGCGACGTGATCACCAACAAGCGCTCGGTGAAGAGCACCAGCCTCGCCGACGACGGGCAGATCATCGTCATCGGCGGCCTGATCAAGGACAACGCCAGGGTCCAGGTCAGCAAGGTGCCGCTGCTGGGCGACATCCCGCTGCTGGGCGCGCTGTTCCGCTCCTCCAAGGAAGTGGTGGAGAAGACCAACCTGATGGTCTTCCTGCGCCCCACCCTGCTGCGCAACAGCACCTCCGCCGAAGACCTGGGCCAGCGCCGCTACGACGGCCTGCGCCGGCTGCGCGCCAGCGACCCGGCCGCCAACCGGCTGCTGCTGCCCAGCGATCCGCGCCAGCTGTTCGAGATCGACGCCGAGCCGGCGCTCGACCTGCGCCGGGGCAGCGACCGATGA
- the gspE gene encoding type II secretion system ATPase GspE → MSSARLPFAYARRHGVLLDAGQLLCRADTALAIVTEVRRRHGEPSHCQVLDAEAFAERLALCYQDGQGDAQQVAEGLDEQMAGHDDLASLADQLPQTTDLMEQEDDAPIIRLINAILGEAVKARASDVHLETFERHLSVRMRVDGLLREILRPRRELAGLLVSRIKVMARLDIAEKRIPQDGRIALRIAGHEVDVRVSTLPSAHGERVVMRLLDKQAGRLDLARLGMDDGTRTRLEGALARPHGILLVTGPTGSGKTTTLYAGLSSLDSASRNVLTIEDPVEYHLPGIGQTQVNTKVDMTFARGLRAILRQDPDVVMVGEIRDRETAEIAVQASLTGHLVLSTLHTNSAVGAVTRLVDMGVEPFLLCTSLVGVLAQRLVRVLCPHCKAQHPADAAACTHLGLDAAAPPPLWHAVGCPACQHSGYRGRQGLYELVLLDEALRQLIHQGAGEAELTRHARRHGPSLFMDGRDKVLAGVTSLDELLRVTRED, encoded by the coding sequence ATGAGCAGCGCGCGCCTGCCCTTCGCCTACGCCCGTCGCCACGGCGTGCTGCTGGACGCGGGGCAGCTGCTGTGCCGCGCCGATACGGCGCTGGCGATCGTCACCGAGGTGCGGCGCCGGCACGGCGAGCCCAGCCATTGCCAGGTGCTGGACGCCGAGGCCTTCGCCGAGCGCCTGGCGCTCTGCTACCAGGACGGCCAGGGCGATGCCCAGCAGGTGGCCGAGGGCCTGGACGAGCAGATGGCCGGGCACGACGACCTGGCCAGCCTCGCCGACCAGCTGCCGCAGACCACCGACCTGATGGAGCAGGAGGACGACGCGCCGATCATCCGCCTGATCAACGCCATCCTCGGCGAGGCGGTGAAGGCCCGCGCCTCGGACGTCCACCTGGAAACCTTCGAGCGGCACCTCTCCGTGCGCATGCGGGTGGACGGCCTCCTGCGCGAGATCCTCCGGCCGCGCCGCGAACTGGCGGGCCTGCTGGTGTCGCGGATCAAGGTCATGGCGCGCCTGGACATCGCCGAGAAGCGCATCCCCCAGGACGGCCGCATCGCCCTGCGCATCGCCGGCCACGAGGTCGACGTGCGCGTCTCCACCCTGCCCTCCGCCCACGGCGAGCGCGTGGTGATGCGCCTGCTGGACAAGCAGGCCGGGCGCCTCGACCTCGCCCGCCTGGGCATGGACGACGGCACCCGCACGCGCCTGGAAGGCGCCCTGGCCCGGCCCCACGGCATCCTCCTGGTCACCGGCCCCACCGGCTCGGGCAAGACCACCACGCTCTACGCCGGGCTCTCCAGCCTCGACAGCGCCAGCCGCAACGTCCTGACCATCGAGGACCCGGTGGAATACCACCTGCCCGGCATCGGCCAGACCCAGGTCAACACCAAGGTCGACATGACCTTTGCCCGGGGCCTGCGCGCCATCCTGCGCCAGGACCCGGACGTGGTGATGGTCGGCGAGATCCGCGACCGCGAGACCGCCGAGATCGCCGTGCAGGCCTCCCTCACCGGCCACCTGGTGCTCTCCACCCTGCACACCAACAGCGCGGTGGGCGCGGTCACGCGCCTGGTGGACATGGGCGTCGAGCCCTTCCTGCTCTGCACCTCGCTGGTCGGCGTGCTGGCCCAGCGCCTGGTGCGCGTGCTCTGCCCGCACTGCAAGGCGCAGCACCCGGCCGATGCCGCCGCCTGCACCCACCTGGGGCTGGACGCGGCCGCGCCGCCCCCGCTGTGGCACGCGGTGGGGTGCCCCGCCTGCCAGCACAGCGGCTATCGCGGCCGCCAGGGGCTCTACGAACTGGTGCTGCTGGACGAGGCGCTGCGCCAGCTGATCCACCAGGGCGCCGGCGAAGCCGAGCTGACCCGCCACGCCCGCCGCCACGGCCCGAGCCTGTTCATGGACGGCCGCGACAAGGTGCTGGCCGGCGTGACCAGCCTCGACGAGCTGCTGCGCGTGACCCGGGAGGACTGA
- the gspF gene encoding type II secretion system inner membrane protein GspF — protein MAAFEYLAMDASGARQRGVQEADSERQARQLLRDRQLVPLRLRAAKGGHEPGTRTSGRGLNAAALALLTRQLATLVQAALPLEEVLAAVAAQSEKRSQQAMVLAIRARVLEGHGLARAMADFPRAFPALYRATVAAGERAGHLGQVLLQLADYTESRQAARQQVQLALLYPGILLLAAFGIVGFLLGFVVPDVVKVFIDSGQELPVLTRGLIATSEALQRHGLAGLIVIAALAFGLRLALRLPGARLTWHRLQLRLPLLGRLLRASDCTRFTSTLAILGRSGVPLVDALEIAAEVVANGQIRTGLKDVARAVREGGALTRALERSALFPPMMLYMIASGERSGELDAMLDRAARQQETQLANRIAMLVGLFEPAMLVFMGASVLVIVLAILMPILSLNQLIA, from the coding sequence ATGGCCGCCTTCGAATACCTCGCCATGGACGCCAGCGGCGCCCGCCAGCGCGGCGTGCAGGAAGCCGACAGCGAACGCCAGGCCCGCCAGCTGCTGCGCGACCGCCAGCTGGTGCCCCTGCGCCTGCGCGCCGCCAAGGGCGGGCACGAGCCCGGGACGCGGACCTCGGGCCGGGGGCTCAACGCCGCCGCCCTGGCCCTGCTCACCCGCCAGCTGGCGACCCTGGTGCAGGCCGCGCTGCCCCTGGAGGAGGTGCTGGCCGCCGTCGCCGCGCAATCGGAGAAACGCAGCCAGCAGGCCATGGTCCTGGCCATCCGCGCGCGGGTGCTGGAGGGCCACGGGCTGGCCCGCGCCATGGCCGACTTCCCCCGCGCCTTCCCGGCGCTGTACCGCGCCACCGTCGCCGCCGGCGAGCGTGCCGGGCACCTGGGCCAGGTGCTGCTGCAACTGGCCGACTACACCGAGTCGCGCCAGGCCGCGCGCCAGCAGGTGCAACTGGCGCTGCTCTACCCGGGCATCCTGCTGCTGGCGGCCTTCGGCATCGTCGGTTTCCTGCTCGGTTTCGTGGTGCCGGACGTGGTCAAGGTGTTCATCGACAGCGGCCAGGAACTGCCCGTCCTCACCCGAGGCCTGATCGCCACCAGCGAGGCGCTGCAGCGCCATGGCCTGGCGGGCCTGATCGTCATCGCCGCCCTCGCCTTCGGCTTGCGCCTGGCCCTGCGCCTGCCGGGCGCGCGGCTCACCTGGCACCGCCTGCAACTGCGCCTGCCGCTGTTGGGCCGCCTGCTGCGGGCCAGCGACTGCACGCGCTTCACCAGCACCCTGGCGATCCTCGGGCGCAGCGGGGTGCCGCTGGTGGACGCGCTGGAGATCGCCGCGGAAGTCGTGGCCAACGGGCAGATTCGGACCGGTCTGAAAGACGTCGCCCGCGCCGTGCGCGAAGGTGGCGCCCTGACCCGGGCCCTGGAACGCAGCGCGCTGTTCCCGCCGATGATGCTCTACATGATCGCCAGCGGTGAACGCTCCGGCGAGCTGGACGCCATGCTCGACCGCGCCGCGCGCCAGCAGGAAACCCAGCTCGCCAACCGCATCGCCATGCTGGTCGGCCTGTTCGAGCCGGCGATGCTGGTGTTCATGGGCGCCAGCGTCCTGGTGATCGTGCTGGCGATCCTCATGCCCATCCTCAGCCTCAACCAACTCATCGCCTGA
- the gspG gene encoding type II secretion system major pseudopilin GspG, whose product MHNRRREQGFTLIEIMVVVVILGVLAALVVPQIMSRPDQAKVTAARADINAIAMALDIYKLDNHGYPSTQQGLDALVTRPAGSPPARNWNPDGYLKRLPVDPWGNPYQFIVPGSRGAYDLFSFGADGRAGGEGLNADIGNWDR is encoded by the coding sequence ATGCACAACCGACGCAGAGAACAGGGCTTCACCCTCATCGAGATCATGGTCGTGGTCGTCATCCTCGGCGTGCTCGCCGCCCTCGTGGTGCCGCAGATCATGAGCCGCCCGGACCAGGCCAAGGTCACCGCCGCCCGCGCCGACATCAACGCCATCGCCATGGCGCTGGACATCTACAAGCTCGACAACCACGGCTACCCCAGCACCCAGCAAGGGCTCGACGCCCTGGTCACCCGGCCCGCCGGCAGCCCGCCCGCGCGCAACTGGAACCCCGATGGCTACCTCAAGCGCCTGCCCGTCGACCCCTGGGGCAACCCCTATCAGTTCATCGTCCCCGGCAGCCGCGGCGCCTATGACCTGTTCTCCTTCGGTGCCGACGGCCGCGCCGGCGGCGAGGGCCTCAACGCCGACATCGGCAACTGGGATCGCTGA